One Huiozyma naganishii CBS 8797 chromosome 4, complete genome genomic region harbors:
- the TED1 gene encoding Ted1p (similar to Saccharomyces cerevisiae YIL039W; ancestral locus Anc_7.216), giving the protein MLSKQTVRKAAIVSTLLAIVSNVFIFTFPSIHPTRCSWHCSSSSTTGETVAPEALALWEKALFYAKRYVSDVVYQTLQAEEATDEGDIHMMAFGDPQIKGIWPNTPYRSRLDIFGNDHFLGHIYSTMSKRLHPDYVVVMGDLFSSQWIGDSEFYNRTRRYVSRLFHRDTTPLEAIQRENHDEDGLYKVDWDAWGKQFEREAQNNTFQFGFQDIHSWDPQRDEFLMVNLTGNHDVGYSGDATYQHLARFQQIFGKDNYWIEYNAGTDKAWRIVVLNDLLLEGPALQPEFVQYTWEFLYQLFERNFDGSTVLLTHIPFHKEEGLCYDGPELRYYPEVFEREPYKANLLRSQNHISEEVTNKVFNLVFSNDKPGIVLVGHDHEGCEVVYNRFNDQGEWVAAKDTVEGADYHLKEVTVRSMMGEFNGNTGLLTGHFNTNQKQWEWTFTLCPFAIQHAWWFAKAAALVAGFVWSLYIVL; this is encoded by the coding sequence ATGTTGAGCAAGCAGACTGTGAGGAAGGCGGCCATCGTCAGCACGCTGCTGGCCATCGTCAGTAACGTCTTCATCTTCACGTTCCCGTCGATCCACCCGACAAGGTGCTCCTGGcactgcagcagcagcagtaccaCTGGGGAGACCGTCGCTCCTGAGGCGTTGGCCCTCTGGGAGAAGGCACTGTTCTACGCCAAACGATACGTCAGCGACGTGGTTTATCAAACATTACAAGCAGAAGAGGCAACAGACGAGGGGGACATCCACATGATGGCGTTTGGTGACCCGCAGATCAAGGGTATCTGGCCCAACACACCGTACCGGTCTCGCCTGGATATATTCGGGAACGACCACTTCCTTGGACACATCTACTCGACAATGAGCAAGCGGTTGCACCCAGACTACGTCGTCGTCATGGGCGACCTCTTCTCGTCGCAATGGATCGGGGACTCAGAGTTCTACAACCGTACGAGACGGTACGTGTCCCGCCTCTTCCACAGGGACACTACCCCATTGGAGGCCATACAAAGGGAGAACCACGACGAGGACGGGCTGTACAAAGTTGACTGGGACGCTTGGGGGAAACAGTTTGAGAGGGAGGCGCAGAACAACACCTTCCAATTCGGGTTCCAGGACATCCATTCTTGGGATCCACAACGGGATGAGTTCCTCATGGTCAACCTAACGGGGAACCACGACGTTGGGTACTCTGGTGACGCGACGTACCAGCACTTGGCAAGGTTCCAGCAGATTTTCGGGAAGGACAACTACTGGATAGAGTACAACGCCGGCACGGACAAGGCATGGCGGATCGTAGTACTTAACGACTTGCTTCTCGAGGGACCCGCATTGCAACCAGAGTTTGTTCAGTACACGTGGGAGTTCCTATATCAGCTGTTCGAGAGGAACTTCGACGGCAGCACGGTCCTCCTGACACACATCCCATTCCATAAGGAGGAAGGTCTCTGCTACGACGGACCGGAACTCAGGTACTACCCGGAGGTCTTCGAAAGGGAACCTTACAAGGCGAACTTGCTCAGATCGCAAAATCACATCAGCGAAGAGGTCACCaacaaagtgttcaacttgGTGTTCTCAAACGATAAACCGGGCATCGTCCTCGTCGGTCACGACCACGAGGGGTGCGAGGTCGTCTACAACAGGTTCAACGACCAAGGTGAGTGGGTCGCCGCGAAGGATACAGTCGAGGGTGCGGATTATCACCTAAAGGAGGTCACCGTGCGGTCCATGATGGGAGAGTTCAACGGGAACACAGGGCTGCTCACGGGCCATTTCAACACGAACCAGAAACAGTGGGAGTGGACATTCACTTTGTGCCCCTTTGCCATACAACACGCCTGGTGGTTTGCCAAGGCGGCTGCCTTGGTGGCCGGGTTCGTTTGGTCCTTGTACATAGTATTGTGA
- the KNAG0D01780 gene encoding uncharacterized protein (similar to Saccharomyces cerevisiae CAJ1 (YER048C); ancestral locus Anc_7.217) → MHEHKVVSMSYYDALGVKPDATPADIKRAYRTKFMNFYGKMNERTNETPTVWANFTRETRAYQVLRDRQLRRKYDHYGPGEKVVPPGGFLGTETFCSHSFGGDGFRPWIGEFTLFRVINEAVQMMHQEHGHTLLGRKGSSNKLSTEQEDKLKASAQERYAKSGNEMHEMIEALDYKLERYYFAVKDGELDKFERRLLEDVELLKLESFGIELLRIIALVYRTKATNYVMADKTLGVSRLFTKFRDNTRDMKSTLGVLNTSIDVREKVGEFSEKDQDKLTEQEQLKFDTLIKDKTLSVMWAVSKAELIRKLRDVCNAILHDQTVKPSDRMVKAKGLLFIADKFSQAQRTPEEDVAARDFEKMFIGVDEQMIQASMSINAS, encoded by the coding sequence ATGCACGAACATAAGGTGGTCAGCATGAGTTACTACGATGCGCTCGGGGTGAAGCCGGACGCGACGCCAGCGGACATCAAGAGGGCGTACAGGACGAAGTTCATGAACTTCTACGGGAAGATGAACGAACGGACTAACGAGACGCCGACCGTGTGGGCGAACTTCACGAGGGAGACGCGCGCGTACCAGGTGCTCCGTGACAGGCAGTTGCGTCGGAAGTACGACCATTACGGACCGGGGGAGAAAGTTGTGCCACCAGGTGGGTTCCTGGGGACAGAGACTTTCTGTTCCCATTCGTTTGGTGGGGACGGGTTTCGTCCTTGGATTGGCGAGTTCACTCTGTTCCGAGTGATCAATGAGGCCGTGCAGATGATGCATCAGGAGCACGGTCATACGTTGCTGGGCCGCAAAGGGTCATCGAACAAGCTTTCTACAGAGCAAGAGGACAAGTTGAAGGCAAGCGCACAGGAGAGGTACGCGAAGAGCGGGAACGAGATGCACGAGATGATCGAGGCGCTGGACTACAAGCTTGAACGGTACTACTTCGCCGTGAAGGATGGCGAGCTGGACAAGTTCGAGCGCAGGTTGCTCGAGGACGTCGAGTTGCTCAAGCTCGAGTCCTTCGGGATAGAGCTGCTGCGGATCATCGCGCTCGTGTACCGCACAAAGGCGACGAACTACGTTATGGCGGATAAGACGCTTGGTGTCTCGCGTCTGTTCACCAAATTCAGAGATAACACCAGGGACATGAAGTCCACTTTGGGGGTGCTCAACACGAGTATAGACGTCCGTGAGAAAGTCGGGGAGTTTTCAGAGAAGGACCAGGACAAACTCACGGAGCAAGAGCAACTCAAATTCGACACTCTCATTAAGGACAAGACACTCTCCGTCATGTGGGCAGTCTCGAAAGCGGAACTTATCAGGAAACTCAGAGACGTCTGTAACGCCATCCTCCACGACCAGACAGTAAAGCCAAGTGACAGAATGGTCAAGGCCAAGGGACTGTTATTCATCGCCGACAAGTTTAGCCAGGCGCAACGCAccccagaggaggacgtCGCGGCTCGTGACTTCGAGAAGATGTTCATCGGCGTCGATGAACAGATGATCCAGGCATCAATGAGCATCAATGCCTCGTGA
- the APQ12 gene encoding Apq12p (similar to Saccharomyces cerevisiae APQ12 (YIL040W); ancestral locus Anc_7.218), translated as MRLDESQMEEAAQRCVLLLLRWTIRALQLAVPLVQRFSSAHPTLFLYLALFAMVYTSAVVLRNVLGLVRRTMWLLFAVVCAAVYLRGAEQFLVVDLPEQLEQAWRAVQWIYGPATSQTPRTAAHN; from the coding sequence ATGAGACTAGACGAGTCACAGATGGAGGAGGCCGCACAGCGGTGTGTGTTGCTACTGCTGCGGTGGACGATCCGGGCGCTACAGTTGGCCGTGCCCCTCGTGCAGCGGTTCAGCAGTGCACACCCAACACTGTTCCTGTACTTGGCACTGTTTGCCATGGTTTACACATCTGCTGTCGTGTTGCGGAACGTACTCGGGCTCGTACGTCGTACGATGTGGTTACTGTTCGCGGTCGTCTGCGCAGCGGTGTACCTCCGCGGTGCAGAGCAGTTCCTCGTCGTGGACCTCCCGGAACAACTCGAACAGGCGTGGAGGGCCGTGCAGTGGATCTACGGTCCAGCAACATCGCAGACGCCGAGGACAGCTGCTCATAACTGA
- the NOT3 gene encoding CCR4-NOT core subunit NOT3 (similar to Saccharomyces cerevisiae NOT3 (YIL038C); ancestral locus Anc_7.214) — protein MAHRKLQQEVDKVFKKINEGLDVFDMYYERHENCTNNPSQKDKLESDLKREVKKLQRLREQVKSWQSSPDIKDKDALLEYRRRVEIAMEKYKAVEKASKEKAYSNISLKKTDTLDPEERERLETENFLSSMIDDLERQYEAHQVDIDQLTVLNKKKKTHSQSNEDRIKKCKSWQLRYRWHQQQMELALRLLANEELDPKQVNEIKDDISFFVDSNQDDDFVEDESIYDNLDLLSNEAIAHEVAQYFASQMLDDNMANAESTAALSSDATTEDGSKISKKELRKLERDAKKAAKTAAKNAAADSASQGGTVTVKLGSAPLSPAASKTKTESQSTSPVLKAPSASITVKQTAGTSSSSPSPVQPSKTKGKSTAESTTSSEHQGIVHTHIHQGQNGVTGSSILKPATIPARPTGDVKWAVAASQSLQREKEKHKSLSKNSTTSSTPVTSAAMNTTSDTAISTPSVASPVVSDTKLESASPRHPGDTQNGSVNNSSAVTAAAVLAAGAAAVNQNNQQFHRSYTPTLAESMVKVSVDVQQQTAMADHTSGIFADAETTLAEDSHTLPESEEQEDGEVEVEEQENLFLHEDDDLIPNEPVATELSPEQEQKNFMLRSELESDFMADFELLSLPNGINEFIMGYEINNNGLYANDGKLGGYRHSIDLCRIDRLNPVPAGVNPPNPLDAFRSTQQWDVIRGGPERQLDQIIDKFRGLEMFSLFYNYYFAILPMEKQIAFQLLKEKSWKVGVGETMWFLRQGEVKLQNEQFELADYKIFKLDDWSVVDKINFRLDYSNLKYPEASGISAVSSDARVLAHDSAVNDRVGLSHGQQLLQQLKQGKMGLTA, from the coding sequence aTGGCGCATAGGAAGCTGCAACAGGAGGTGGAcaaagtgttcaagaagatcaatGAGGGACTCGACGTGTTCGATATGTACTATGAGAGGCATGAGAACTGTACAAATAACCCGTCGCAGAAGGACAAGCTCGAGTCGGATTTGAAACGGGAGGTGAAGAAGCTTCAAAGACTCAGGGAGCAAGTGAAGTCGTGGCAGAGCTCGCCGGATATCAAGGATAAGGATGCTCTACTCGAGTACAGGCGGCGTGTCGAAATCGCCATGGAGAAGTATAAAGCGGTGGAAAAGGCGTCGAAGGAGAAGGCGTATTCGAATATaagtttgaagaagacggaTACGCTCGACCCCGAGGAGCGTGAGAGGTTAGAGACGGAGAACTTTCTGTCGTCGATGATCGATGATTTGGAGAGGCAATACGAAGCTCACCAAGTAGATATAGATCAGTTGACGgtgctgaacaagaagaagaagacgcACTCGCAGAGCAACGAGGACAGGATCAAAAAGTGCAAGAGTTGGCAGCTGAGGTACAGGtggcaccagcagcagatgGAACTCGCTCTCCGATTGCTCGCGAACGAGGAGTTGGACCCGAAACAGGTGAACGAAATTAAGGACGATATCAGCTTCTTTGTTGATAGCAATCAGGACGACGATTTCGTGGAGGACGAATCCATATACGACAATTTGGATCTCCTCTCAAACGAGGCCATCGCCCACGAGGTCGCGCAGTATTTTGCTAGTCAGATGCTCGACGACAACATGGCCAACGCGGAAAGTACAGCGGCACTCTCATCGGATGCAACGACAGAAGATGGCTCCAAGATATCGAAGAAGGAACTGAGGAAGTTGGAAAGAGACGCAAAGAAGGCAGCAAAGACCGCTGCGAAGAATGCGGCAGCGGATAGCGCGTCACAGGGCGGGACTGTGACTGTGAAACTCGGGTCAGCACCACTGAGCCCCGCGGCTTCGAAAACGAAGACCGAATCACAAAGCACATCCCCAGTATTGAAGGCACCTTCAGCATCGATAACTGTAAAACAGACTGCAGGTacatcctcgtcgtcaccATCGCCAGTTCAACCTTCGAAGACAAAAGGCAAGAGTACAGCGGAATCCACTACATCCTCGGAACATCAAGGAATTGTACACACGCATATTCATCAGGGCCAAAATGGAGTCACGGGCTCCAGTATATTAAAACCAGCGACTATTCCAGCGAGACCCACCGGTGACGTGAAGTGGGCAGTTGCCGCCTCTCAGAGTTTGCAAagagagaaggagaaacacAAATCATTGAGCAAGAACTCAACGACGAGTTCTACTCCGGTCACTTCCGCTGCAATGAATACAACATCTGACACAGCGATCTCCACGCCTAGCGTCGCATCCCCAGTGGTATCAGACACGAAGTTGGAAAGCGCGAGCCCTCGTCATCCCGGCGACACGCAAAACGGCAGCGTTAACAACTCCTCAGCAGTTACCGCAGCAGCTGTGCTTGCTGCAGGTGCCGCTGCCGTGAATCAGAACAACCAGCAATTCCACAGATCGTACACACCGACTTTGGCAGAATCGATGGTTAAAGTCTCCGTGGATGTTCAGCAGCAAACGGCAATGGCAGACCACACTTCAGGGATCTTTGCTGATGCCGAGACGACACTGGCGGAGGACTCGCATACACTGCCTGAGAGcgaagaacaggaagatgGGGAAGTTGAAGtggaagagcaagaaaacCTATTCCTACACGAGGACGACGATCTGATACCGAACGAGCCAGTCGCAACGGAACTGTCCCCTGAACAAGAGCAGAAGAACTTCATGTTGAGGTCCGAGTTGGAGTCGGACTTCATGGCGGATTTCGAGTTGCTTTCATTGCCCAACGGTATCAACGAATTTATCATGGGTTACgaaatcaacaacaacggaCTGTACGCGAACGATGGGAAACTTGGCGGTTACAGACACAGCATAGACCTGTGCCGTATCGACAGGTTGAACCCGGTCCCCGCTGGCGTGAACCCTCCGAACCCACTCGACGCGTTCAGATCAACACAACAATGGGACGTCATTCGCGGAGGGCCTGAGAGACAACTCGATCAGATAATAGACAAGTTCAGAGGTCTGGAGATGTTCAGTCTCTTTTACAACTACTATTTTGCAATCTTGCCGATGGAGAAGCAGATTGCGTTCCAGCTGCTGAAGGAGAAAAGTTGGAAAGTTGGTGTTGGCGAGACCATGTGGTTCCTACGACAGGGGGAGGTCAAACTGCAAAATGAGCAGTTTGAGTTGGCAGACTACAAGATTTTTAAACTGGACGACTGGTCCGTTGTCGACAAGATCAATTTCAGACTCGATTACTCTAACTTGAAGTACCCTGAGGCAAGCGGCATTTCAGCGGTCTCATCGGACGCTAGAGTGCTGGCTCACGACAGTGCTGTAAACGACCGGGTGGGACTGAGCCACGGTCAGCAACTCCTACAGCAATTGAAGCAGGGAAAAATGGGCCTGACAGCATAG
- the PDC2 gene encoding Pdc2p (similar to Saccharomyces cerevisiae PDC2 (YDR081C); ancestral locus Anc_8.213), which yields MLSVEQRYNICLMAERHPKWTQLELAKWAYETFQLDKVPSQGTISRLLAKKTTYMNCKEHEKDANRIRKPNNLLVRKILQEWISQSIWNGIPITSPIIQDTAQAIWHRIPAEHREGNGSFSYKWISNFLSKMDVNVSVLDEEMPKTPKIWTFEERASLKEIFAKVEPYNLFTLDETFLAYNLPLDYSQYETSYIQRKIEVVTVMLCSNLDGSEKSKPLVVGRFKSYASFRNYFPDDPTDMTSQSLLGEKMAKKFEISYHSNRKSWLTSNLFHNWLVRWDKRLVADNRKIYIVLDDSCSHRIINLHLKNITLVYTSANSRFLPFNWGVLDEFKTRYRIQQYKALIELQKRIETKTGKRHLISFEQSQLTMSNAFKFIKTAWEGIPVDTIKANWKSAGILPPGMIQLNENVSMAFKKNEILESELNSLCHEFCCEKQWDYDMLLDLNIENKHTNFLSTEELVESAIVDLIQLPSVTPAVSNLNSTATSQIGIDELVRSMDPPMSVTRDNALATAIVQQNTNTNQPFDMEPYDREQIRVQTLNGAGSANTMKYNENSNPNPNVNTTASSNANATPSLLDGTINGHLDPNLNKLLLDSYGQNGSNNNMYNVSTLIDKPNLFMDQTPVDLNLKDMGVDLSSTEYFNDLFTHPLQETASGTNHTNIADGELAFAALSHSGTSESNHSSVAATTTNSTSPHHTGSLGGRRSVAGGHPAVSTNNDNILLTGKGVRKPSISSGHINPTPMFPSPSEFEISNLAGLLKSNGSGDMHNDYYQLPNTTHDQATETTPQNMTYFLNSLQSNLDIAKSLGNIIKHSENNEINLSRNTLTEIQSTYVNLLKNIKNTKKQIFKAKSQSKQAQLQDILSNPDIANNIVLNSNDTNPLNANLKDNTNAFI from the coding sequence ATGCTTTCTGTGGAACAGAGGTACAATATCTGCCTGATGGCAGAGAGGCATCCCAAGTGGACGCAGTTGGAGCTCGCTAAATGGGCTTATGAGACTTTTCAACTGGATAAAGTGCCCTCTCAGGGGACGATATCGAGGCTTCTGGCGAAGAAAACGACGTACATGAACTGTAAAGAGCACGAGAAGGATGCGAACAGAATCAGGAAACCGAATAACTTGCTGGTGAGGAAGATACTACAGGAGTGGATCTCGCAGAGTATATGGAACGGGATCCCGATTACGTCACCGATTATACAGGACACTGCACAGGCTATATGGCATAGGATACCCGCAGAACACAGAGAGGGGAACGGTTCGTTCAGTTACAAGTGGATTTCGAATTTCTTATCCAAGATGGATGTGAACGTCTCAGTGCTAGACGAGGAGATGCCCAAGACACCCAAGATATGGACCTTTGAGGAAAGAGCCTCGCTGAAGGAAATCTTTGCAAAAGTGGAACCGTATAACCTGTTCACGTTGGATGAAACGTTTTTGGCGTACAACTTGCCGCTCGACTACTCACAGTACGAGACAAGCTACATACAGAGGAAGATAGAAGTAGTGACAGTGATGCTGTGTTCGAACCTGGACGGGTCAGAGAAATCGAAACCGCTGGTCGTCGGGAGGTTCAAAAGTTACGCCAGTTTCAGGAACTACTTTCCAGATGATCCAACGGATATGACCTCTCAGTCCCTCTTGGGGGAAAAGATGGCCAAAAAATTCGAGATATCTtaccacagcaacaggaaATCATGGCTTACGAGTAACTTGTTCCACAATTGGCTAGTACGATGGGACAAAAGACTTGTAGCGGACAACCGCAAGATATACATCGTGCTTGATGACTCTTGCTCGCACAGAATTATAAACTTACACTTGAAAAACATCACTTTGGTGTACACTTCTGCAAACTCACGGTTCTTACCTTTCAACTGGGGGGTGCtcgacgagttcaagaCAAGATACAGGATACAGCAATATAAAGCTTTGATAGAACTACAAAAAAGGATAGAAACCAAGACCGGAAAGAGACATTTGATAAGTTTCGAACAGAGTCAACTCACTATGTCCAATGCATTCAAATTTATCAAGACAGCGTGGGAGGGGATACCCGTGGACACAATAAAGGCGAACTGGAAGAGCGCAGGGATCTTACCCCCCGGTATGATCCAGTTGAACGAAAACGTAAGTATGgctttcaagaaaaatgagATTTTGGAGTCTGAACTGAACTCACTCTGCCACGAGTTCTGCTGCGAGAAACAATGGGACTACGACATGCTGCTCGACTTGAACATCGAGAACAAACACACAAACTTTCTCAGCACGGAGGAACTCGTCGAAAGCGCCATCGTGGATTTGATCCAACTACCAAGTGTTACACCGGCGGTCAGCAACTTGAACAGCACGGCCACTTCGCAAATCGGTATCGATGAGCTCGTGAGAAGCATGGACCCACCTATGAGCGTCACACGGGACAACGCTTTAGCTACGGCAATCGTTCAGCAAAATACAAACACCAATCAACCATTTGACATGGAACCTTACGACAGGGAACAGATTCGTGTGCAAACGTTGAATGGCGCCGGTAGTGCCAATACGATGAAGTACAACGAAAATTCAAATCCAAATCCAAATGTAAACACAACCGCAAGCTCAAACGCAAATGCCACGCCCAGTCTCCTCGATGGCACCATTAACGGACATCTGGATCCAAATCTAAACAAATTGCTTTTAGACTCTTACGGCCAGAACGGATCGAACAACAACATGTACAACGTCAGCACGCTCATCGACAAGCCAAATTTGTTCATGGACCAGACACCCGTCGATCTGAACCTCAAGGATATGGGTGTTGATCTGTCCTCCACAGAGTACTTCAACGATCTGTTTACTCACCCTTTACAAGAGACTGCTTCCGGTACAAATCACACGAATATTGCAGATGGCGAACTAGCCTTTGCCGCACTGAGTCACAGCGGCACCAGCGAATCGAACCATTCCAGCGTGGCTGCCACAACAACCAACAGCACCTCACCTCACCACACCGGTTCGCTGGGTGGTCGACGGTCCGTGGCAGGCGGTCACCCCGCTGTAAGCACCAATAATGACAATATTCTTCTAACTGGCAAAGGAGTACGCAAACCTAGTATCAGCTCGGGCCATATAAATCCTACGCCAATGTTCCCTTCTCCGTCAGAGTTTGAAATCTCAAATCTAGCTGGTCTACTCAAATCGAACGGTAGCGGTGACATGCACAACGATTACTACCAGTTACCAAACACAACCCACGACCAGGCAACGGAGACGACTCCGCAAAATATGACGTATTTTTTGAACTCATTGCAGTCAAACCTGGACATCGCGAAATCGCTGGGGAACATCATCAAGCACTCGGAGAACAACGAAATTAATCTTTCGAGAAACACGCTCACAGAAATCCAGTCGACATACGTGAatctcttgaagaacatcaaaaatacaaagaaacaaatcTTTAAAGCCAAAAGTCAAAGCAAACAAGCACAACTCCAAGATATACTTTCCAATCCTGACATCGCCAATAACATCGTCTTAAATTCAAACGACACAAATCCATTGAACGCAAACTTGAAAGATAATACAAATGCTTTCATCTAA
- the GVP36 gene encoding Gvp36p (similar to Saccharomyces cerevisiae GVP36 (YIL041W); ancestral locus Anc_7.221): MSSFNSFASSLNKTLYDFGSSVSQKTQEFSRDLPSLAQTTQRLVQEKLGQVTDISQLPQEYLELEKRVDALKLVHEHFLQVTAIYENESYDYPKYVRDSVNEWSRTVATRVSELRHVSSAAEAQHVIAAPTQETEPKTLHYALSKVALNGSQLVDNLDAPRTPRETQLSSGLLEFSGVEAELAQARLEQDAAVKAQFNEKLRGQLSGEIARAAAARKEVFQKRLQYDVARTNLLNAKPEKEASLRVQMETLEDEFAQCTEHATIVMQEVLSQADLLGAVRRLAAAQHAYHERSAAILEGFLGAAEASAATTATTAPDTSAADVSPDASTAGDTSTPIDLDDE, from the coding sequence ATGTCCTCATTCAATTCGTTTGCCAGCTCGTTGAACAAGACTCTGTACGATTTCGGTTCGTCCGTGTCGCAGAAGACGCAGGAGTTTTCCAGGGACTTGCCCTCCTTGGCGCAGACGACGCAGCGGCTCGTCCAGGAGAAGTTGGGTCAAGTGACGGACATCTCGCAGTTACCCCAGGAGTACCTCGAGTTGGAGAAGCGTGTCGACGCGCTGAAGCTTGTGCACGAACATTTCCTCCAAGTGACTGCGATCTACGAGAACGAATCGTACGACTACCCGAAGTACGTCAGGGACTCCGTGAACGAGTGGTCCCGGACTGTTGCTACACGGGTCTCTGAATTGAGACACGTCTCCTCTGCCGCGGAAGCACAGCATGTGATTGCGGCCCCGACGCAAGAGACGGAACCGAAGACATTGCACTACGCACTGAGCAAAGTGGCCCTGAACGGGTCTCAACTCGTGGATAACTTGGACGCTCCAAGGACCCCCAGAGAGACGCAATTGTCCTCGGGACTGTTGGAGTTCAGTGGTGTTGAGGCAGAGTTGGCACAGGCGCGGCTGGAGCAGGACGCAGCGGTGAAGGCGCAATTCAACGAGAAGTTGCGTGGACAGTTGTCTGGAGAGATTGCCCGTGCCGCAGCGGCACGCAAGGAGGTGTTCCAGAAGAGACTACAGTATGACGTCGCACGGACGAACCTTCTGAACGCGAAACCGGAGAAGGAGGCCTCGCTGCGCGTGCAAATGGAGACGCTCGAGGACGAGTTCGCACAGTGCACGGAGCACGCTACGATCGTCATGCAGGAGGTGCTATCGCAGGCGGACCTGTTGGGAGCCGTGAGAAGACTAGCAGCGGCACAGCACGCGTACCACGAGCGTTCTGCGGCCATCCTTGAAGGATTTCTAGGGGCTGCTGAGGCATCCGCCGCTACGACAGCAACTACTGCTCCAGACACCTCAGCAGCAGACGTCTCACCAGATGCTTCCACTGCAGGAGATACGTCCACCCCAATCGACCTCGACGACGAGTGA